A region from the Benincasa hispida cultivar B227 chromosome 10, ASM972705v1, whole genome shotgun sequence genome encodes:
- the LOC120089423 gene encoding 3-ketoacyl-CoA synthase 12-like: MELLSFFFLCSFLYFLFTIWKHFDDRRDQECYILNYQCYKPTDDRKLSTEFCGEIIKRTKNLGLNEYKFLLKAVVSSGIGEETYGPRIMFAGREDAPTLDDGISEMDEFFHDSIQKIFQKSGFSPLDIDVLVVNVSMLATIPSLSARIINYYKLRPDVKVFNLTGMGCSASLISIDVVARVFKSHKNVNALVITSESLSPNWYSGNDKSMILSNCLFRSGGCAILLTNKRELKNRAMFKLKCLIRTHHGARDESYGCCIQTEDDKGYMGFHLGKNLPKAATRAFVDNLREIAPRILPARELLQFFILSLVKKLNRNQKQGTGAKTSAVNFKTGVDHFCIHTGGKAVIDGIGLSLGLEKYDLEPARMTLHRFGNTSASSLWYVLAYMEAKQRLKKGGRILMISFGAGFKCNSCLWEVVRDLEDGNVWEDCIQHYPPESISNPFLEKYGWIQQEDIATFKLPE; encoded by the coding sequence ATGGAGCTTCtgagtttcttcttcttgtgttcttttttgtattttctcttCACCATTTGGAAGCATTTTGATGATAGACGAGATCAAGAATGCTACATATTGAATTACCAATGTTACAAGCCAACCGACGACAGAAAATTGAGTACAGAATTCTGTGGTGAAATCATTAAAAGGACGAAAAATCTGGGTCTCAACGAGTATAAATTTCTCCTTAAAGCTGTTGTTAGCTCTGGTATCGGTGAAGAAACCTACGGCCCGAGAATTATGTTCGCTGGACGGGAAGATGCTCCGACTCTTGATGATGGGATCTCGGAGATGGATGAGTTTTTTCATGACAGTATTCAAAAGATCTTCCAGAAATCAGGATTTTCCCCTTTGGATATCGATGTTTTGGTTGTTAATGTCTCAATGTTAGCGACGATTCCATCGCTCTCTGCTAGAATCATCAATTACTACAAACTCCGTCCTGATGTTAAGGTGTTTAATCTCACCGGAATGGGTTGCAGTGCGAGTTTGATTTCAATCGACGTCGTTGCCAGAGTATTCAAGTCGCATAAAAACGTCAACGCTCTTGTTATAACCTCCGAATCGTTAAGCCCAAATTGGTATTCCGGTAACGACAAATCGATGATTTTATCCAATTGCTTGTTCCGATCTGGTGGGTGTGCGATTCTTCTTACAAACAAAAGGGAGTTGAAAAACAGAGCTATGTTCAAACTCAAATGCTTGATCCGAACTCACCATGGCGCCAGAGACGAATCCTACGGTTGTTGTATTCAAACAGAGGATGATAAAGGTTACATGGGTTTTCACTTGGGGAAAAACCTCCCTAAAGCTGCAACCAGAGCTTTTGTCGACAATCTACGAGAAATCGCACCGAGGATTTTACCGGCGAGAGAGCTACTCCAgttttttattctgagtttaGTGAAAAAACTGAACAGAAATCAAAAACAGGGGACTGGGGCGAAAACCAGTGCCGTGAATTTCAAAACAGGGGTGGATCATTTCTGTATCCACACCGGCGGAAAGGCGGTGATCGACGGGATCGGGCTGAGTTTAGGGCTGGAGAAGTACGATTTAGAGCCGGCGAGAATGACATTACACCGATTTGGGAATACATCGGCGAGTAGTTTGTGGTATGTATTGGCATACATGGAAGCAAAACAGAGGTTGAAGAAAGGGGGAAGGATATTGATGATAAGCTTTGGAGCTGGATTTAAATGCAATAGCTGTTTATGGGAGGTGGTAAGAGATTTGGAAGATGGAAATGTTTGGGAAGATTGTATTCAACATTATCCACCAGAATCTATTTCAAAtccatttttagaaaaatatggaTGGATTCAACAGGAAGATATAGCAACTTTTAAACTCCCCGAGTAA